The following are encoded in a window of Streptomyces griseiscabiei genomic DNA:
- a CDS encoding family 78 glycoside hydrolase catalytic domain yields the protein MIDNLAAQPPGTDHRSSAHIPGALRDTAWRAHWIGPHTPDHGPGPEGFGPPDTRGPFGRYLFRTTFTLDAVPQAIPARITADSRYVVHLNGREAGRGPVRSQPRRLAYDTLDLAPLAHAGENTLVVLVTYYGKANSFWQPAAANGALGRDAVLVLEADLGDRLLVTDDTWRVLASDAWHSPEAEGMDGIPVECLDARLLPSDWKSGVPDADWQKARIVPALHLGSLARSTPPADPYGPLRPRPIGPLGGDTVTPVRIAVSPPAAVPDDPHPVGHVRTYLSAPELPDPVVASLPLTLAPGTGRAQHVVVDMGRIVCGFVRLDLTAPCGTQVDLMYRETPHVPGANDPFSAPNTGARYIARGHDDSFEACEVNGFRYLHALVTSDGPARIDAVGVREHLYPRAGAAYFRSSDPELDALYTAGVRTVALTSHDAFVDCPTREQRAWVGDAVVHQMVQLATSTDWRPAWHYLDLANSPRPDGILPMSVVGEIEQGGGTTIPDWSLHWLHGVHNLYRHGGQHERDRLAELAPTARRILAWYLPFRTDDGVLSDLPEWNLVDWSSVFTTGASSIVTALWARGLREYAEISTLLRNDGEASWAQRHWERACKGYEMFWDERRGTYVDHLLSGVQQPPASQIAGAAAIASGLAPATRHHRIIDRIMDPGRLVTRSWIGGEGGYDAEKINDEMHGVRRIDWDPEEQVVRAQPFLSYLVHDAAALTGRVPELVGALRRWSRFLHDGYDTFGECWGWGTPAHGWSSTPARDLMTYVLGVTPAEPGFGRARVAPAYGVVERAEGAVPTRDGLLHVAFDSSGVEIDSPVPLTLRLPGGQERSYGTGHTRVPFI from the coding sequence GTGATCGACAACCTGGCGGCCCAGCCCCCCGGAACCGACCATCGATCGTCGGCCCACATCCCCGGAGCCCTGCGGGACACGGCCTGGCGCGCACACTGGATCGGCCCCCACACCCCGGACCACGGGCCGGGACCCGAGGGGTTCGGGCCGCCAGACACGCGCGGCCCCTTCGGTCGCTACCTGTTCCGTACGACGTTCACCCTCGACGCGGTGCCGCAGGCCATCCCGGCCAGAATCACCGCCGACTCCCGCTACGTCGTCCACCTCAACGGCAGGGAAGCGGGCCGAGGCCCAGTGCGATCACAGCCCCGGCGCCTGGCATACGACACTCTCGACCTCGCACCGCTCGCCCACGCCGGCGAGAACACCCTGGTCGTCCTCGTCACCTACTACGGCAAGGCCAACTCCTTCTGGCAACCCGCCGCCGCCAACGGCGCACTCGGCAGGGACGCCGTCCTGGTCCTAGAGGCCGACCTCGGCGACCGACTGCTGGTGACGGACGACACCTGGCGGGTACTGGCCTCCGATGCCTGGCACAGCCCGGAGGCAGAAGGGATGGACGGCATCCCCGTCGAGTGCCTGGACGCCCGCCTGCTGCCCTCGGACTGGAAGTCGGGGGTGCCTGACGCCGACTGGCAGAAGGCGCGCATCGTGCCCGCACTCCATCTCGGCTCACTGGCCCGCTCGACACCGCCTGCCGATCCCTACGGGCCGCTGCGGCCCCGCCCGATCGGCCCGCTGGGCGGCGATACCGTCACCCCGGTGCGCATCGCTGTGTCGCCGCCCGCCGCCGTACCCGACGACCCTCATCCGGTCGGACATGTGCGGACGTATCTGTCCGCGCCGGAGCTGCCGGACCCCGTGGTCGCCTCCCTTCCCCTCACGCTCGCTCCCGGCACCGGTCGTGCCCAGCACGTGGTCGTCGACATGGGCCGGATCGTCTGCGGCTTCGTGCGCCTCGACCTGACCGCTCCCTGCGGGACACAGGTCGACCTCATGTACCGCGAGACGCCCCACGTGCCCGGTGCGAACGACCCCTTCTCGGCCCCCAACACCGGTGCCCGCTATATCGCCCGCGGCCACGACGACAGCTTCGAGGCGTGCGAGGTGAACGGCTTCCGCTATCTGCACGCCCTCGTCACCTCGGACGGACCGGCCCGCATCGACGCGGTCGGCGTCCGCGAACACCTCTACCCGCGCGCCGGAGCGGCGTACTTCCGCAGCAGCGACCCCGAACTCGACGCCCTGTACACCGCCGGAGTGCGCACCGTTGCCCTCACCTCGCACGACGCCTTCGTCGACTGCCCCACCCGGGAGCAGCGCGCCTGGGTGGGCGATGCCGTGGTCCACCAGATGGTGCAGCTCGCCACCTCCACCGACTGGCGCCCGGCCTGGCACTACCTCGACCTGGCCAACTCGCCCCGCCCGGACGGCATCCTGCCGATGAGCGTCGTCGGGGAGATCGAACAGGGGGGCGGCACCACCATCCCCGACTGGTCGCTGCACTGGCTGCACGGCGTACACAACCTCTACCGCCACGGCGGTCAGCACGAACGCGACCGCCTCGCCGAACTCGCCCCCACCGCCCGGCGGATCCTCGCCTGGTACCTGCCGTTCCGCACGGACGACGGGGTACTGAGCGATCTGCCGGAATGGAACCTCGTGGACTGGTCCAGCGTGTTCACCACCGGAGCGAGCTCCATCGTCACCGCACTGTGGGCGCGCGGCCTGCGCGAGTACGCCGAGATCAGCACCCTGCTGCGCAACGACGGCGAGGCCTCCTGGGCCCAGCGGCACTGGGAAAGGGCGTGCAAAGGGTACGAAATGTTCTGGGACGAGCGTCGCGGCACCTACGTCGATCACCTGCTGAGTGGCGTCCAGCAGCCCCCGGCCTCCCAGATCGCCGGCGCCGCAGCCATCGCGTCCGGGCTGGCCCCCGCGACGCGTCACCACCGGATCATCGACCGGATCATGGACCCTGGCCGACTGGTCACCCGCTCCTGGATCGGTGGAGAGGGCGGCTACGACGCGGAGAAGATCAACGACGAGATGCACGGCGTGCGGCGCATCGACTGGGACCCCGAGGAACAGGTCGTCCGGGCCCAGCCCTTCCTCAGCTACCTGGTCCACGACGCCGCGGCCCTCACCGGGCGGGTCCCCGAACTGGTCGGCGCCCTGCGACGCTGGAGCCGCTTTCTCCATGACGGATACGACACCTTCGGCGAGTGCTGGGGGTGGGGCACCCCCGCCCACGGCTGGAGTTCCACTCCGGCACGCGACCTCATGACGTACGTCCTGGGCGTCACCCCGGCCGAACCCGGTTTCGGACGAGCCCGTGTCGCCCCCGCCTACGGCGTCGTGGAACGCGCCGAGGGCGCGGTACCGACGCGCGACGGACTGCTGCACGTGGCCTTCGACTCGTCGGGCGTCGAGATCGACAGCCCCGTGCCGCTCACCCTCCGGCTCCCCGGGGGGCAGGAACGCTCATACGGAACAGGGCACACGCGCGTGCCTTTCATCTGA
- a CDS encoding TetR/AcrR family transcriptional regulator encodes MGSNGRIRGSGDGRERILVAALEVFSARGFRAGSLNDIAEAAGLTRAGLLHYYPSKQAVLLALLEHRDTELHVAQPELGMTLLEILENMDAFTTQAVGNRAMVQLAHILTAEASGEEHPARTWVARRYATLRGALADAVRRSVDAGELRSDVDPEAFAALVLAVAEGAENQWLVSPDAVDPATVIRQLWLLCDAARP; translated from the coding sequence ATGGGCAGCAACGGCCGCATCCGCGGCTCAGGCGACGGGCGTGAGCGCATTCTCGTGGCGGCACTGGAGGTGTTCTCCGCACGGGGCTTCCGTGCGGGAAGCCTCAATGACATCGCGGAGGCGGCAGGGCTGACGCGGGCCGGGCTGCTCCACTACTACCCGAGCAAGCAGGCCGTACTGCTGGCGCTTCTGGAGCATCGGGACACCGAGCTGCACGTCGCGCAACCTGAGCTGGGAATGACTCTCCTGGAGATCCTGGAGAACATGGACGCGTTCACCACTCAGGCCGTCGGAAACCGGGCCATGGTCCAGCTCGCGCACATCCTCACCGCGGAAGCCTCGGGTGAGGAGCATCCGGCCAGGACGTGGGTCGCCCGGCGCTATGCGACGCTGCGTGGCGCGCTGGCGGATGCCGTGCGGCGCTCTGTCGACGCCGGTGAACTGCGTTCCGACGTGGACCCGGAGGCGTTCGCGGCGCTCGTCCTGGCTGTGGCCGAGGGGGCGGAGAACCAGTGGCTGGTGAGCCCGGACGCGGTGGATCCGGCCACCGTGATACGGCAGTTGTGGCTGCTGTGCGACGCGGCCAGGCCCTGA
- a CDS encoding HAD family hydrolase: MTAQPHQPTALDVPCAGLLFDNDGVLVGSDHGVDQAWSRWARDRDLPPEQVTAMVHGRSSADVVALLAADPKERPAALAAIDHLEAEAAATTTALPGALDFLESLPHDRWAVVTSRRACRSRSAAGVAPSSPGPGWPGPR, encoded by the coding sequence ATGACTGCACAGCCCCACCAGCCCACCGCGCTCGACGTCCCCTGCGCGGGCCTGCTCTTCGACAACGACGGTGTCCTGGTCGGCTCCGACCACGGTGTCGACCAGGCCTGGAGCCGATGGGCCCGCGATCGCGACCTGCCGCCCGAACAGGTGACTGCCATGGTGCACGGCCGCAGTTCGGCCGACGTCGTCGCACTACTGGCGGCCGACCCGAAGGAGCGACCGGCCGCACTCGCCGCGATCGACCACCTGGAAGCCGAGGCCGCGGCCACCACCACAGCACTCCCCGGCGCCCTCGACTTCCTCGAGAGCCTGCCGCACGACCGATGGGCAGTGGTGACCTCCCGTCGAGCTTGCCGTTCGCGATCAGCAGCAGGAGTCGCTCCAAGCAGCCCCGGCCCTGGTTGGCCTGGGCCGCGGTGA
- a CDS encoding metallophosphoesterase, with protein MVIPLVWIALLAVFGALHWYAWRRLVRDTTVPGSFLRQAGSVVFLAGPFLTISALAAETRAPFLLERILAWPGYLWMALFLYLVLALLAGEAVRPVLRRLLVPRATGTHEDAAPTAVGTVAAQRGEPRADRNQELVASVDPRPVRGAHGGSNTTVPGIAAAEAVAEHPRTAEANSLPRPGTEGPSRRLFVSRVVGGTAAAVAVATVGHGAYGVLRGPKVKRITVPLAKLPRSAHGFRIAVVSDIHLGPILGRGFAQRVVDTINATQPDLIAVVGDLVDGSVEDLGPAAEPLAQLRARHGSFFVTGNHEYFSGARPWVEKVRDLGLRPLENTRTEMPGFDLAGVNDLAGTDEGQGPDFTRALGDRDRSRAAVLLAHQPVVIHDAVRHGVDLQLSGHTHGGQLWPGSLIAELANPTVAGLERYGDTQLYVSRGAGTWGPPVRVGAPSDITVVELASAEA; from the coding sequence ATCGTCATCCCCCTCGTCTGGATCGCACTGCTGGCGGTGTTCGGAGCACTTCACTGGTACGCCTGGCGCCGTCTCGTACGCGACACGACAGTCCCGGGCTCGTTCCTGCGGCAAGCCGGAAGCGTCGTCTTCCTGGCCGGGCCTTTTCTGACCATCAGCGCCCTGGCAGCCGAGACGAGAGCCCCGTTCCTCCTCGAACGGATCCTTGCCTGGCCCGGATACCTGTGGATGGCCCTGTTCCTGTACCTCGTGCTCGCGCTGCTCGCGGGCGAGGCCGTCCGGCCTGTGCTGCGGCGCCTCCTCGTGCCACGCGCCACCGGCACGCACGAGGACGCCGCCCCAACGGCGGTGGGAACTGTTGCTGCCCAGCGTGGCGAGCCCAGGGCGGACCGGAACCAGGAACTCGTCGCCTCTGTGGATCCCCGGCCGGTGAGGGGCGCGCACGGCGGGTCCAATACCACCGTCCCGGGCATCGCGGCAGCCGAAGCCGTGGCGGAGCATCCGCGCACAGCTGAGGCCAACTCCCTGCCGCGCCCCGGAACGGAGGGCCCCTCACGTCGCCTGTTCGTCTCCCGCGTCGTAGGCGGTACCGCCGCAGCCGTCGCCGTCGCCACCGTCGGCCACGGTGCGTACGGCGTGCTCCGCGGACCCAAGGTGAAGCGCATCACCGTTCCGCTGGCCAAGCTCCCCCGCAGCGCGCACGGGTTCAGGATCGCGGTGGTCAGCGACATCCATCTCGGCCCGATTCTGGGCCGCGGTTTCGCCCAGCGGGTCGTCGACACGATCAACGCCACCCAGCCCGACCTCATCGCAGTCGTCGGCGACCTGGTCGACGGCAGCGTCGAGGACCTCGGCCCGGCCGCCGAACCCCTCGCACAGCTACGAGCGCGCCACGGATCGTTCTTCGTCACCGGCAACCACGAGTACTTCTCCGGCGCCAGGCCATGGGTCGAGAAAGTGCGGGATCTGGGGCTGCGCCCGCTGGAGAACACCCGCACAGAAATGCCCGGCTTCGACCTGGCGGGTGTCAACGACCTGGCCGGCACCGATGAGGGCCAGGGCCCCGACTTCACCCGGGCCCTCGGCGACCGCGACCGCTCCCGCGCCGCCGTCCTCCTCGCCCATCAACCCGTCGTCATCCACGACGCCGTCCGTCACGGCGTCGATCTACAGCTGTCCGGTCATACCCATGGCGGCCAACTGTGGCCCGGCAGCCTCATCGCCGAACTGGCGAACCCGACGGTCGCAGGCCTGGAACGCTACGGCGACACCCAGCTCTACGTCAGCCGCGGCGCCGGAACCTGGGGCCCACCCGTCCGCGTAGGCGCGCCCTCCGACATCACCGTTGTCGAACTCGCCTCGGCAGAGGCCTGA
- a CDS encoding aldo/keto reductase, which yields MKHVSLGGLDVSRIGLGAMTMAGTYTTGGGLDDAESIRTIHRALDLGVTHIDTAEIYGPFHSEEIVGKAIKGRRGDVVVATKFGLVSHAGGGPRVVDSSAGNVKAAVEGSLKRLGTDHIDLYYQHRVDRNTPIEETVGALAELVAEGKVRHIGLSEAGPETIRRAHAVHPVAALQTEYSLWTRDVEAEILPLLRELGIGFVPYSPLGHGLLTGQIRTVDDFTDDDWRKTNPRFTGENFQRNLRIVDEVQAIGAEIGATPAQTALAWLLTRGDDIAPIPGTRRVTRVEENTAADTIELSAAQLDRLNNLTPASGARHDEANMAGIEG from the coding sequence ATGAAGCACGTATCACTGGGCGGGCTTGATGTCTCGCGCATCGGTCTGGGAGCCATGACGATGGCCGGGACCTACACCACGGGCGGGGGCCTCGACGACGCCGAGTCGATCCGCACCATCCACCGGGCCCTGGACCTCGGGGTCACGCACATCGACACCGCCGAGATCTACGGCCCCTTCCACAGTGAGGAGATTGTCGGCAAGGCCATCAAGGGTCGGCGTGGCGATGTCGTCGTGGCGACGAAGTTCGGGCTCGTCTCCCACGCCGGCGGTGGCCCCCGCGTGGTCGACAGCAGCGCCGGCAACGTGAAGGCCGCCGTCGAAGGCTCACTCAAGCGACTCGGTACCGACCACATCGACCTGTACTACCAGCACCGCGTCGACCGGAACACTCCTATCGAGGAGACCGTCGGCGCGCTGGCCGAGCTGGTCGCCGAAGGCAAGGTCCGCCACATCGGCCTCTCGGAGGCCGGTCCCGAGACGATCCGCCGGGCGCACGCCGTGCATCCGGTGGCCGCGCTGCAGACCGAGTACTCGCTGTGGACCCGCGACGTCGAGGCCGAAATCCTCCCCCTGCTGCGCGAACTCGGCATCGGATTCGTCCCCTATTCCCCCCTCGGCCACGGCCTGCTCACCGGACAGATCCGCACCGTCGACGACTTCACCGACGACGACTGGCGCAAGACCAACCCGCGCTTCACCGGCGAGAACTTCCAGCGCAACCTGCGCATCGTCGACGAAGTACAGGCCATCGGCGCCGAGATCGGCGCCACCCCCGCCCAGACCGCCCTGGCCTGGCTGCTGACCCGCGGCGACGACATCGCCCCCATCCCCGGCACCCGCCGCGTCACCCGCGTCGAAGAGAACACCGCGGCCGACACCATCGAGCTCAGCGCCGCCCAGCTCGACCGCCTGAACAACCTCACCCCCGCCTCAGGCGCGCGCCACGACGAGGCCAACATGGCCGGCATCGAAGGCTGA
- a CDS encoding carbohydrate-binding protein, with protein MAAVLATMLAVPFASTAQAADPEQLVIDLATDTGAFHGGASGSLYGIYGDGAPSRNLIEGMHLRTVSTKAQDGPQHPGADALEILPPFVDSGGKDVYIYMTDIYRGFPYQWPGANGPERLADFQEKIKKQVAQVRTTGDYKDHVVYVPFNEPEGNMFGSGAWSYNNVSWLNNPQYFFAAWKETYHLIKSLDPDARIAGPNTSLLFDQVKGFLQYAKANDVVPDVMTWHELSSPAAVRTSVAKYRQWEKEIGIGPLPINVNEYGHNYHLSVPGQVVQWVSAIEESKIDADLAYWNIDGNLNDSAVDANKGNGQWWLFNAYGQMTGHTVQVTAPHPNQQYTLQGVATLDADKKQSRAIFGGKSGDADIVFDNIDPKLFGTTVHATVQEIPWTGQVGDSAQPQRLADQEVTVGEDGTVTLPMTGMNEMSAYQVILSPGGNGGEPAEPSVGWRKSYEAENATYTGSGYSKNGPEGTPSNVGKFATSGNYNVGGLRTGSDGVLSFDVDVPTTGTYDLSVFANSYNLDGRVKEQGPTNVFLRVDGKEPQELRLTLGYKWVVWGHTDTTVKLTAGKHKITLSAKDTDLGVTKGDAIIDKIDLALRDENVTRPAIYEAEYATLTGTRPAYTHPEASGPGAVPLPKGASATFWVHSRTDGEATVSLDHLGGGKAKVSLNGDTLDIPKVGAGKKGTDVVRVFLSAGINKITVTGTKKELVLDRLRVAASSGNLATKVYQAEAGTLSGAAKATEAYTFATGGKAVTDIGDGKANALTLDIVAKRAGRHAVTIRYSNAEQAPATHYNPDPIARHADLSVNGEPARQILFPTTFHFNSFRDLTVPVSLKKGTNRLTFTAEELPDFNGDTYNQYDQRSPYAPVIDQVAVTPLTEQ; from the coding sequence ATGGCCGCAGTCCTCGCCACCATGCTCGCCGTCCCCTTCGCGAGCACGGCCCAGGCAGCCGATCCGGAACAACTCGTCATCGATCTCGCCACCGACACGGGCGCCTTCCACGGCGGGGCGAGCGGCTCGTTGTACGGGATCTACGGTGACGGCGCGCCCAGCCGCAACCTCATCGAGGGCATGCATCTGCGCACGGTGTCCACCAAGGCGCAGGACGGCCCGCAGCACCCGGGGGCGGACGCGCTGGAGATCCTGCCGCCGTTCGTGGACTCGGGCGGCAAGGACGTCTACATCTACATGACCGACATCTACCGCGGGTTCCCGTACCAGTGGCCGGGCGCCAACGGCCCCGAGCGGCTCGCGGACTTCCAGGAGAAGATCAAGAAGCAGGTCGCCCAGGTCAGGACGACGGGCGACTACAAGGACCACGTCGTCTACGTCCCCTTCAACGAACCCGAAGGGAACATGTTCGGCTCGGGCGCGTGGAGCTACAACAACGTCTCCTGGCTGAACAACCCGCAGTACTTCTTCGCGGCCTGGAAGGAGACCTACCACCTCATCAAGAGCCTGGACCCGGACGCGCGGATCGCGGGCCCGAACACCTCCCTCCTCTTCGACCAGGTCAAGGGCTTCCTCCAGTACGCCAAGGCCAACGACGTCGTCCCGGACGTGATGACCTGGCACGAGCTGTCGTCGCCCGCCGCGGTCCGCACCAGCGTCGCCAAGTACCGGCAGTGGGAGAAGGAGATCGGTATCGGCCCGCTGCCGATCAACGTCAACGAGTACGGCCACAACTACCACCTCTCCGTGCCCGGCCAGGTCGTCCAGTGGGTCTCCGCCATCGAGGAGTCCAAGATCGACGCCGACCTGGCGTACTGGAACATCGACGGCAACCTCAACGACTCGGCCGTCGACGCCAACAAGGGCAACGGCCAGTGGTGGCTGTTCAACGCCTACGGCCAGATGACCGGCCACACCGTCCAGGTGACCGCTCCCCACCCGAACCAGCAGTACACCCTCCAGGGCGTGGCCACGCTCGACGCCGACAAGAAGCAGTCCCGCGCCATCTTCGGAGGCAAGAGCGGCGACGCGGACATCGTCTTCGACAACATCGACCCGAAGCTGTTCGGGACGACGGTGCACGCCACCGTGCAGGAGATCCCGTGGACCGGGCAGGTCGGTGACTCCGCGCAGCCCCAGCGGCTCGCGGACCAGGAGGTCACCGTCGGCGAGGACGGCACGGTGACCCTGCCGATGACCGGCATGAACGAGATGTCCGCCTACCAGGTCATCCTCTCCCCCGGCGGGAACGGTGGGGAGCCGGCCGAGCCCTCCGTCGGCTGGCGCAAGTCCTACGAGGCGGAGAACGCCACCTACACCGGCAGCGGCTACTCCAAGAACGGACCCGAGGGCACACCCTCCAACGTCGGCAAGTTCGCGACGAGCGGCAACTACAACGTCGGCGGCCTGCGCACCGGATCCGACGGCGTGCTCTCCTTCGACGTCGACGTCCCCACGACCGGGACGTACGACCTGAGCGTCTTCGCCAACTCCTACAACCTGGACGGCCGGGTGAAGGAACAAGGCCCGACCAACGTCTTCCTGCGCGTCGACGGCAAGGAACCGCAGGAGCTGCGCCTGACCCTCGGCTACAAGTGGGTGGTCTGGGGCCACACCGACACCACCGTGAAACTGACCGCCGGAAAGCACAAGATCACGCTCTCCGCGAAGGACACGGACCTGGGCGTCACCAAGGGCGACGCGATCATCGACAAGATCGACCTGGCCCTGCGCGACGAGAACGTGACCCGGCCGGCGATCTACGAGGCCGAATACGCCACCCTCACCGGAACCCGGCCCGCCTACACACACCCCGAGGCCTCGGGACCGGGCGCGGTACCGCTGCCCAAGGGCGCCTCCGCGACCTTCTGGGTCCACTCCCGCACCGACGGTGAGGCCACGGTCTCCCTCGACCACCTCGGCGGCGGCAAGGCGAAAGTGTCCCTCAACGGTGACACGCTCGACATCCCCAAGGTGGGCGCCGGCAAGAAGGGCACGGACGTCGTACGGGTCTTCCTGTCCGCGGGCATCAACAAGATCACAGTCACCGGCACCAAGAAGGAACTGGTCCTCGACCGGCTGCGGGTCGCGGCATCAAGCGGCAACCTGGCGACCAAGGTGTACCAGGCGGAGGCCGGCACCCTGAGCGGCGCCGCCAAGGCCACCGAGGCGTACACCTTCGCCACCGGCGGCAAGGCGGTCACCGACATCGGCGACGGAAAGGCCAACGCCCTCACCCTCGACATCGTCGCCAAGCGTGCCGGGCGGCACGCGGTGACCATCCGCTACTCCAACGCCGAGCAGGCGCCCGCCACCCACTACAACCCCGACCCGATCGCCCGCCACGCCGACCTCTCGGTCAACGGCGAACCGGCACGCCAGATCCTGTTCCCGACCACCTTCCACTTCAACAGCTTCCGCGACCTGACCGTCCCGGTCAGCCTGAAGAAGGGCACGAACCGGCTCACGTTCACCGCCGAGGAACTGCCCGACTTCAACGGCGACACCTACAACCAGTACGACCAGCGCTCCCCCTACGCGCCCGTGATCGACCAGGTCGCCGTCACACCGCTGACAGAGCAGTAG
- a CDS encoding LacI family DNA-binding transcriptional regulator codes for MNIGEIAKRAGVSRSTVSYALSGKRPVSGDTRLKIQRVIDELGYQPNASARALANGRTNTIGLVFPPAGNHYTGMQLDFIGSVTEAAATYDYDVLLSPSGVDSDRSFQRLLGERRVDGAILMEIRLRDDRLDHLAALDFPSVAIGRSAHPEGSWWVGLDHTALAAACVHHLADLGHRRVAFVNRPEQLLRAGYESAHRGLDGFTKAAAERGLTVRTYTCGDDAASGLTCLERILHDDPATTALVTLNEAALGGLYRGLAQAGRHVPRDFSVTGVVAGRWAETVTPQLTAADVPAEQMGRLAVDLLVERLDNPDTPARNHLLAPPISLRASTAPFGPTPGSGAAVTY; via the coding sequence GTGAACATCGGTGAGATCGCCAAGCGGGCCGGTGTCTCGCGGAGCACCGTGTCGTATGCCCTGAGCGGGAAGCGACCGGTGTCCGGCGACACCCGTCTGAAGATCCAGCGGGTCATCGACGAGCTGGGCTACCAGCCCAACGCGAGTGCGCGGGCCCTGGCCAACGGGCGGACCAACACCATCGGTCTGGTCTTCCCGCCGGCCGGGAACCACTACACCGGCATGCAGTTGGACTTCATCGGCAGTGTCACCGAGGCCGCCGCCACCTACGACTACGACGTGCTGCTCTCCCCCAGCGGGGTGGACAGTGACCGTTCGTTCCAGCGGCTGCTGGGCGAGCGGCGGGTGGACGGTGCGATCCTGATGGAGATCCGGCTGCGGGACGACCGGCTCGACCATCTCGCCGCCCTGGACTTCCCCTCGGTCGCCATCGGCCGCAGCGCCCACCCGGAGGGCAGCTGGTGGGTGGGCCTGGACCATACGGCACTGGCGGCGGCCTGTGTGCACCACCTGGCCGACCTCGGCCACCGCAGGGTCGCTTTCGTCAACCGGCCCGAGCAGCTCCTGCGGGCTGGGTACGAGTCCGCCCACCGGGGCCTGGACGGCTTCACCAAGGCGGCGGCGGAACGCGGGCTGACCGTCCGCACGTACACCTGCGGGGACGACGCCGCCTCCGGTCTGACCTGTCTGGAGCGGATCCTGCACGACGACCCCGCCACCACGGCGCTGGTCACACTGAACGAGGCCGCGCTCGGCGGCCTGTACCGGGGGCTGGCCCAGGCCGGCCGCCATGTACCGCGCGACTTCTCCGTCACCGGAGTGGTGGCCGGCAGGTGGGCGGAGACGGTGACCCCGCAGCTCACCGCGGCGGACGTGCCCGCGGAGCAGATGGGCCGCCTCGCCGTCGACCTTCTCGTGGAACGGCTGGACAACCCGGACACGCCGGCCCGCAACCACCTGCTGGCGCCGCCCATCTCGTTGCGGGCGAGCACCGCGCCCTTCGGGCCCACTCCCGGCTCCGGTGCCGCCGTGACGTACTGA
- a CDS encoding sugar ABC transporter substrate-binding protein, which translates to MNTSARRRLTAAALTVAAVTVSATACSSGSDSGSTENAAGGGTYTIWDPYPQFDKSSAWAKLLDGCGTEAGVKIKRTAFDTSDLTNKALLAAQQDNSADVLIVDNPVVSTLAEAGVLTTTDDNKIDTSAVDANLLGAGQSGGKTYGTPIGANTLALYYNKAVLKEAGVDIASVKDWASLTAALAKVEKAGKKGITFSAIGTEEGSFQFLPWFWGSGAQLTDVASSEAVSALSLWKNWLDKGYAPNSVINNTQTTSWAEFASGDYAFAENGTWQLANAQKAGFEYGVIPVPASTGGNAAAPTGGEFVTVPVQGETGRYVTSQKLVTCLTSTDNLLATDTTLSYVAPTTVVQDKQVAANAELKPWVDAVKAAKGRTSDDLGTKYPKISEQLWKAVQSALSGSQSPKDALTAAQSAVK; encoded by the coding sequence ATGAACACATCTGCCAGACGGCGTCTCACCGCCGCCGCCCTGACCGTCGCCGCCGTCACCGTCAGCGCCACCGCGTGCTCCTCCGGATCGGACAGCGGCAGCACTGAGAACGCGGCCGGTGGCGGCACGTACACGATCTGGGACCCGTACCCGCAGTTCGACAAGTCCTCGGCCTGGGCGAAGCTGCTGGACGGCTGTGGCACCGAGGCCGGGGTGAAGATCAAGCGGACCGCGTTCGACACCAGCGACCTGACGAACAAGGCCCTGCTGGCGGCGCAGCAGGACAACTCCGCGGACGTCCTCATCGTCGACAACCCCGTCGTCTCCACGCTGGCGGAGGCGGGCGTGCTGACCACGACCGACGACAACAAGATCGACACCTCGGCTGTCGACGCCAACCTGCTCGGGGCCGGCCAGTCGGGCGGGAAGACCTACGGCACACCGATCGGCGCGAACACCCTCGCCCTCTACTACAACAAGGCGGTGCTCAAGGAGGCCGGCGTCGACATCGCCTCGGTCAAGGACTGGGCCTCGCTGACGGCGGCGCTGGCGAAGGTCGAGAAGGCCGGGAAGAAGGGCATCACCTTCTCCGCGATCGGCACGGAGGAGGGCAGCTTCCAGTTCCTGCCCTGGTTCTGGGGCTCGGGCGCGCAGCTCACCGACGTCGCCTCGTCCGAGGCGGTGTCCGCGCTGTCGCTGTGGAAGAACTGGCTCGACAAGGGCTACGCCCCCAACTCGGTGATCAACAACACCCAGACGACCAGTTGGGCGGAGTTCGCGAGCGGCGACTACGCGTTCGCGGAGAACGGCACCTGGCAGCTCGCCAACGCGCAGAAGGCCGGCTTCGAGTACGGCGTGATCCCCGTCCCCGCCTCCACCGGGGGCAACGCGGCGGCCCCGACGGGCGGTGAGTTCGTCACCGTCCCAGTCCAGGGCGAGACCGGCCGCTACGTCACCTCGCAGAAGCTCGTGACCTGCCTGACCAGCACCGACAACCTCCTCGCCACCGACACGACCCTGTCCTACGTCGCCCCCACCACCGTGGTGCAGGACAAGCAGGTCGCCGCGAACGCCGAGCTCAAGCCGTGGGTCGACGCGGTCAAGGCGGCCAAGGGGCGCACCAGTGACGACCTGGGCACCAAGTACCCGAAGATCTCGGAACAGTTGTGGAAGGCGGTCCAGTCCGCGCTGAGCGGGTCCCAGTCGCCGAAGGACGCGCTCACGGCCGCCCAGTCCGCAGTCAAGTAA